One Candidatus Kryptobacter tengchongensis DNA segment encodes these proteins:
- a CDS encoding NHL repeat — protein sequence MRKISIFLFLAVKALILIGCGKELDISQFNDIPRGISVSDTVYVKEGEDWKKAGALEFNQPEDIYIGHDGFVYIADTGNDRVVMLDLAGNYIGEKRILHPVAIAQDRRFNLIIAGELIKGNYRYGAIYKVRLFESGHNINIARIDTIYWEPEKPARRFTGVAELIDNSYYVCRVGPDNTSLFDPDNMILHFSKNDSLYPREYIDLTPNLDATGSGIRSINQMSAIVTFSDRRRASDFIIAQTDPGANFKVKWFRFNPGSEVVPPNWEAYFKPNATDLTTQNIFVSPEDVTLDTRNNIYVIDSALDSLMKFDVRGKLLKESFGPGKLGNDRLKNPKGVAWFDRILYIADTGNNRIVRYKLSTDIR from the coding sequence ATGAGGAAAATATCAATCTTTCTGTTTTTGGCTGTCAAAGCACTTATATTAATTGGATGTGGGAAAGAGCTTGATATTTCGCAATTTAACGATATTCCGAGAGGAATTTCAGTCTCTGATACAGTTTATGTAAAAGAAGGTGAAGATTGGAAAAAAGCAGGGGCATTGGAATTTAATCAGCCTGAAGATATATACATAGGGCATGATGGATTCGTTTATATAGCTGACACGGGAAACGATAGGGTCGTGATGCTTGACCTTGCTGGAAATTATATTGGCGAGAAAAGAATTTTACATCCAGTTGCAATCGCACAGGACCGAAGATTTAATCTTATAATTGCTGGGGAACTTATAAAAGGAAATTACAGATACGGAGCAATTTACAAAGTGAGGTTATTTGAATCTGGGCATAACATCAATATAGCAAGGATTGATACAATTTATTGGGAACCCGAGAAGCCAGCGAGAAGATTTACTGGCGTTGCAGAGCTAATAGACAATAGTTATTATGTTTGTCGTGTTGGACCTGATAATACAAGTTTATTTGATCCGGATAATATGATTTTGCACTTTAGCAAAAATGATTCTCTATATCCGCGCGAATATATTGACCTTACTCCAAATCTTGATGCAACTGGTAGCGGAATCCGTTCAATAAATCAGATGAGTGCAATTGTGACTTTTTCTGATAGGAGGAGAGCGAGCGATTTTATAATTGCACAAACCGACCCAGGGGCAAATTTTAAGGTTAAGTGGTTTCGCTTCAACCCCGGAAGCGAAGTGGTCCCTCCAAACTGGGAAGCTTATTTTAAACCAAATGCGACTGACTTAACGACACAGAATATTTTTGTAAGCCCAGAAGATGTAACGCTTGATACGAGAAATAATATCTATGTGATTGATTCAGCTCTTGATTCTTTGATGAAATTTGATGTGAGAGGGAAACTTTTAAAAGAATCTTTCGGTCCTGGTAAGCTTGGGAATGACAGGCTAAAAAATCCAAAAGGTGTTGCCTGGTTTGATAGAATTCTTTACATCGCTGATACAGGAAACAATAGAATCGTTAGGTATAAATTATCAACAGATATAAGATAA
- a CDS encoding Outer membrane receptor for ferrienterochelin and colicins, which produces MGYLFKSILILLFLLGLTQAQEKGKIIGRVVDEKTGEGLPAVNVVVKGTYYGAATDFDGKFEIRNVNPGTYTVEISIIGYKKVTITGVKVPAGGIADLKTIKMEETVLTLEQEVVVIGEKPLFNIEETQSRRTITAEEIQIAPVQNVKDIVTLQVGIVYSDEGVHIRGGRTYESAYLVDGVSVQDPLAGTGFGLQLSPDAIEEIEVITGGFNAEYGQATSGVVRVKTREGGDKFQGRFSYKFDHFGLNNNSKSNFNTDIFEFNLGGPFLNILPGKLTFFTNGSIGFSDGYTYGRTGKRPGRLYSSLFKEIFGGKYSSFYTPRAENNYMGMFKLTWKPTTTFKLNYTFGFSASVNQNTRSLQITLEYVEPGPGYQYEFQNILQNANVYSHINLNHQIAVTHTLSEKTFYELNFSRYFTRLRSDANGLDWRSYKEPRDVPQLPPYYYNTESDTIRLIPGDGFYDTGNPFTWHDHSAVEYTIKGDLTHFFSERNKFKTGFEMTFQRLRFVDIYQPWVPPMGLNNDLYEVSPAFGAFYAQDNITFSGMILNFGLRFDYWFPGKFVDDAVRNPQVVTISDEARERYFRETYNFFGRRWKGRLSPRLGISHPISDNQTLFFSYGHFSKRPRPQFVYAKLNPVTARSTFQKFGNPNLNPETTVAYELGLRNQLSENDVLTVTAYYKDIFDYVTTRQARITIAGQLGRSYITYVNLDYARSRGIEVEYKKRVGRWLRATLSASYSIATGKSSSPDEGVLAIRGEIYENIKETYLVWDRPIQASAIFNFYVDKGKGIFGFGKGILDNFNLYLRAFYQSGRRYTPYYFTGDTLSNGKPVYVPDLRNRYSKVGKPWFWVDLTFEKYIKFGGLEFTFLIEVTNLFDNKNSQIINPVTGRAYEFGDPTPVEWNDPLYPELQAPVDPFPFNPARYLPQRNVKLGLSVRF; this is translated from the coding sequence ATGGGATATTTGTTTAAATCAATCCTGATTTTGCTCTTTTTGTTGGGATTGACCCAAGCTCAGGAAAAGGGTAAAATAATTGGAAGAGTAGTTGATGAAAAAACTGGTGAGGGTCTTCCAGCTGTGAATGTCGTTGTAAAAGGAACTTATTATGGAGCTGCGACGGACTTTGATGGGAAATTTGAAATTAGAAATGTTAATCCTGGAACTTACACAGTTGAGATTTCAATAATTGGTTATAAGAAGGTAACTATAACAGGAGTGAAGGTTCCCGCTGGTGGAATAGCTGATTTAAAAACCATAAAGATGGAAGAGACTGTTTTAACGCTTGAGCAAGAAGTTGTTGTAATTGGTGAAAAGCCACTTTTTAACATTGAAGAAACGCAGTCAAGGAGAACGATCACGGCTGAAGAAATTCAAATTGCCCCAGTTCAAAATGTGAAGGACATTGTAACACTACAAGTTGGAATTGTTTATAGTGATGAGGGAGTGCATATCCGAGGTGGGAGAACATATGAGAGCGCTTATCTTGTTGACGGCGTTTCAGTGCAAGACCCACTTGCCGGAACCGGTTTTGGATTGCAGTTAAGTCCAGATGCAATAGAGGAAATTGAAGTTATAACAGGTGGATTCAATGCTGAATACGGTCAAGCTACATCAGGAGTTGTAAGAGTGAAAACAAGAGAAGGCGGGGATAAATTTCAAGGTAGATTTTCTTATAAGTTTGATCATTTTGGGCTAAACAATAATTCAAAATCAAACTTTAATACCGATATTTTTGAGTTTAATTTAGGAGGTCCGTTTTTAAATATATTGCCTGGGAAATTGACATTTTTTACAAACGGAAGCATTGGTTTTTCAGACGGATATACTTATGGAAGAACGGGGAAGAGACCCGGGAGGCTTTATTCGTCGCTTTTTAAAGAGATATTTGGTGGCAAATATAGTTCTTTCTACACTCCGCGTGCAGAAAATAATTATATGGGGATGTTTAAATTAACTTGGAAACCAACGACTACCTTCAAACTAAATTATACTTTTGGCTTTTCTGCAAGTGTGAATCAAAATACTCGTTCACTTCAAATTACGCTTGAATATGTTGAACCTGGACCTGGGTATCAGTATGAGTTTCAAAACATCCTTCAAAACGCAAATGTTTACTCTCACATAAATTTGAATCATCAAATTGCCGTCACACACACATTAAGTGAAAAAACATTTTACGAGCTTAATTTTAGCAGGTATTTTACTCGTTTAAGAAGCGATGCGAATGGACTTGATTGGAGAAGTTATAAAGAACCAAGGGATGTTCCGCAATTGCCTCCATATTATTATAATACCGAAAGCGATACAATTAGGTTAATTCCTGGCGATGGATTTTATGATACTGGAAATCCGTTTACATGGCACGATCATTCTGCTGTTGAATATACAATTAAAGGGGATTTAACTCACTTTTTCAGTGAAAGGAATAAGTTTAAAACTGGATTTGAAATGACATTTCAAAGGTTAAGATTTGTTGATATATATCAGCCGTGGGTTCCGCCGATGGGATTAAATAATGACCTTTACGAAGTTAGCCCAGCCTTTGGTGCTTTTTATGCACAGGATAATATAACTTTTAGCGGAATGATCTTGAATTTTGGTTTGAGATTTGATTACTGGTTTCCTGGAAAATTTGTTGATGATGCAGTTAGAAATCCGCAGGTCGTTACGATCTCGGACGAGGCAAGGGAAAGGTATTTCCGTGAAACATATAATTTCTTCGGTCGCAGATGGAAAGGACGGCTAAGCCCAAGACTTGGAATTTCTCACCCTATTTCCGATAATCAAACTTTGTTTTTCTCCTATGGGCATTTTTCAAAAAGACCACGCCCTCAATTTGTTTACGCAAAACTTAATCCAGTAACCGCAAGATCAACTTTCCAAAAATTTGGAAATCCAAACCTTAATCCAGAGACAACGGTCGCTTATGAACTTGGTCTTAGAAATCAACTTTCTGAAAATGATGTTTTAACAGTCACCGCTTATTATAAAGATATTTTTGACTATGTAACAACAAGGCAAGCAAGAATAACAATAGCGGGACAACTTGGAAGAAGTTACATAACTTATGTTAATCTTGATTACGCCAGAAGCAGAGGAATTGAAGTTGAATATAAAAAGAGAGTTGGCAGATGGCTCAGGGCAACTTTAAGTGCTTCTTATTCAATTGCAACAGGTAAAAGTTCATCTCCAGATGAAGGAGTTCTTGCGATAAGAGGTGAAATTTATGAAAATATCAAAGAAACTTATCTTGTTTGGGATAGACCAATTCAAGCATCAGCGATATTTAATTTTTATGTTGATAAGGGCAAGGGGATATTCGGATTTGGTAAAGGGATACTTGATAATTTTAACCTTTATCTGAGAGCATTTTATCAATCTGGAAGGCGATATACACCATATTACTTTACTGGCGATACATTATCAAACGGGAAACCTGTTTATGTTCCAGATTTAAGAAACAGATACAGCAAAGTTGGAAAGCCTTGGTTCTGGGTTGATTTGACATTTGAAAAATATATAAAATTTGGTGGTCTTGAATTTACATTTTTAATTGAGGTGACAAATCTTTTTGACAATAAGAATTCGCAGATAATTAATCCTGTAACTGGAAGGGCTTATGAATTTGGTGATCCGACGCCTGTTGAGTGGAACGATCCGCTTTACCCGGAACTTCAAGCACCCGTTGATCCATTTCCGTTTAATCCAGCAAGATATTTGCCTCAAAGAAATGTAAAACTTGGTTTGTCTGTAAGATTTTAA
- a CDS encoding NADH dehydrogenase subunit N, which produces MSFYTDLIGTSPILTVSLAGLIVVILEALFKKSETISYIFSIISLIVAGFFSIYTYPMYSTAFNSMIAVGGYASFFDFVFCLGALLTILLSKDYLIKRKTNYGEFYILILFATAGMMFLASGLDLIITFLGIELMSISLYVLSGFVRTDPKSNEAGLKYLLLGAFATGFLLFGITFIYGSTTTTNLKIISANLQNYQSDFLFWLGVGFLLIGFSFKVAAVPFHMWAPDAYEGAPTPASGFMSAVSKSAAFGAFVLVFIFGLNGTNEQVRQAIAVISVLSMALGNIIAISQTNIKRMLAYSSIAHAGYILVGLASANELGKQGILYYSLAYVLMQVGAFGVVSIVEKEENKSLDIKDYAGLGHRKPLIGVLMSIFMFALTGFPPFAGFVGKYYLFASAVQAGMTWLAVAGVLATLVSVYYYLNVVVNMYLKEPAPETIHNPNEIKISISGAFAVLVSAIGVFITGILPTLVTKYFERLF; this is translated from the coding sequence ATGAGCTTTTACACGGATTTGATAGGAACATCACCTATTTTAACTGTATCTTTAGCTGGGTTAATTGTCGTTATTTTAGAAGCACTTTTCAAAAAAAGCGAAACCATTAGTTATATTTTCAGTATAATTTCACTTATCGTTGCTGGATTTTTCTCAATTTACACTTATCCGATGTATTCAACAGCGTTTAACAGTATGATTGCCGTTGGAGGATATGCAAGTTTTTTTGATTTCGTTTTTTGTCTTGGGGCTTTGCTTACAATTTTACTTTCAAAGGATTATCTTATTAAGCGAAAAACAAACTATGGTGAGTTTTATATACTGATTTTATTTGCAACTGCTGGCATGATGTTTCTTGCCTCCGGTCTTGATTTAATTATTACATTTCTCGGGATAGAGTTAATGTCAATTTCTCTTTATGTTCTTTCTGGTTTTGTCCGCACAGACCCGAAATCAAACGAAGCCGGTTTGAAATATCTACTTCTTGGGGCTTTTGCAACCGGGTTTTTGTTGTTTGGGATTACATTTATTTATGGAAGCACAACGACAACGAATTTAAAAATTATCTCTGCAAATCTCCAAAATTACCAAAGCGATTTTCTATTTTGGCTTGGCGTTGGATTTTTACTTATAGGATTTTCTTTTAAAGTTGCTGCTGTCCCATTTCATATGTGGGCACCCGATGCTTACGAAGGAGCTCCCACACCTGCAAGTGGTTTCATGTCCGCAGTTTCAAAATCAGCAGCGTTTGGTGCCTTCGTTCTCGTCTTTATTTTTGGCTTAAATGGCACAAATGAACAGGTAAGGCAGGCAATAGCTGTTATCTCAGTTTTATCCATGGCTCTTGGGAATATAATAGCAATTTCCCAAACGAACATTAAGCGAATGCTTGCTTATTCAAGTATAGCCCATGCTGGATATATTTTGGTTGGGCTCGCATCCGCAAATGAACTTGGTAAACAAGGAATTCTTTATTATTCGCTTGCTTATGTTCTTATGCAAGTTGGTGCTTTCGGGGTTGTTTCAATAGTTGAAAAAGAAGAAAATAAATCACTTGATATAAAAGATTACGCTGGGCTTGGACATAGAAAACCCTTAATTGGTGTTCTGATGTCCATTTTTATGTTTGCATTGACAGGGTTCCCCCCATTTGCTGGATTTGTTGGAAAGTACTATCTTTTCGCTTCAGCGGTTCAAGCTGGAATGACATGGCTTGCAGTTGCCGGGGTACTTGCAACGCTTGTTTCTGTTTATTACTATCTGAATGTGGTTGTAAATATGTATCTTAAAGAACCGGCTCCTGAAACAATTCATAATCCAAATGAAATAAAAATCTCAATTTCAGGTGCATTTGCAGTGCTTGTTTCTGCAATAGGTGTATTTATAACAGGAATTCTGCCAACATTGGTGACAAAATATTTTGAGAGGTTGTTTTAA
- a CDS encoding L-aminopeptidase/D-esterase: protein MFEKLGFKIGHSTNKEALTGCTVILCPPNTVGSCFVSGNAPGSRELELLSPDMTVSEVHAIVLTGGSAFGLACADGVMRFLEENGIGYQTPWAKIPIVPAAVVYDLNVGNPKIRPTAEDGYNACLNASVNFETGLVGAGTGTTVGKWAGFEYRMNGGVGFSIVQIDELIVSAVAVVNSVGDIIDEDGKIIAGAKANGKFIAEDKKFRFALQRKIQFGTNTTLVCVMTNAILSKLETYKISKRADDGISRAIRPAHTSYDGDIIFTLATCKVKTEFEILAELSSYVVAEAIRDAVRKSNP from the coding sequence ATGTTTGAAAAGCTCGGTTTTAAAATCGGGCATTCAACAAATAAAGAAGCGTTGACAGGATGCACCGTGATATTGTGCCCGCCAAACACAGTTGGAAGTTGTTTCGTAAGTGGAAATGCTCCCGGGAGTCGTGAGCTTGAGCTTTTATCACCAGATATGACTGTCTCTGAAGTTCATGCCATTGTTTTAACAGGCGGAAGCGCCTTTGGTCTTGCTTGTGCTGATGGGGTTATGCGTTTCCTTGAGGAAAACGGAATTGGCTATCAAACGCCATGGGCTAAGATTCCGATTGTCCCTGCTGCTGTAGTTTACGATCTAAATGTTGGAAACCCCAAAATAAGACCAACCGCCGAAGATGGTTACAATGCCTGTTTAAATGCCAGTGTTAATTTTGAAACAGGACTTGTTGGAGCAGGAACTGGGACAACCGTCGGGAAATGGGCAGGATTTGAATACAGGATGAACGGCGGGGTTGGTTTCTCAATTGTTCAAATTGATGAGTTAATTGTTTCAGCCGTCGCTGTTGTGAATTCAGTTGGCGATATAATTGATGAAGATGGCAAAATAATAGCGGGAGCAAAAGCAAATGGTAAATTTATCGCTGAGGATAAAAAGTTTCGTTTCGCGTTGCAGAGAAAAATTCAATTCGGAACAAATACAACCCTCGTCTGCGTGATGACCAACGCTATTTTATCAAAGCTTGAAACCTATAAAATTTCCAAACGAGCTGATGACGGCATATCAAGAGCAATTCGCCCAGCCCACACAAGCTATGACGGGGATATCATCTTCACACTTGCAACATGCAAAGTTAAAACAGAATTTGAAATTTTAGCAGAGCTTTCCTCCTATGTTGTGGCTGAAGCTATAAGAGATGCGGTGAGAAAGTCAAACCCTTAA
- a CDS encoding L-ascorbate metabolism protein UlaG, beta-lactamase superfamily: MKVFILFTIISLVVVGLTAVASEKKTTAKRFKGVEVTWLGHAAFLLKSPNGKIVLIDPWLDNPKAPESAKNITKADIILLTHGHFDHVGSAPEIAKNSGAKVVCIFEISRYLAKQGVPEEQLIGMNYSGTVEVDGIKITMVPAVHSSGISDGDKIIEGGNPAGFVVEFENGFKVYHTGDTGLFGDMEWIKKLYSPDLMLVCIGGHFTMSPREAAEAIKLVEPKYVIPMHYGTFPILAGTPAELKKYLPAKFKNAVIELKPGETAN; encoded by the coding sequence ATGAAAGTATTTATACTTTTCACGATCATTTCATTGGTCGTTGTGGGGCTAACAGCGGTTGCATCTGAAAAGAAAACAACAGCAAAGAGATTCAAAGGTGTGGAAGTGACATGGCTTGGGCATGCTGCATTTCTTTTGAAATCCCCAAATGGTAAGATTGTGTTAATTGATCCCTGGCTTGACAATCCAAAAGCCCCGGAATCAGCTAAGAACATCACAAAAGCAGACATAATTCTCTTAACGCATGGACATTTTGATCATGTTGGCTCCGCCCCAGAAATTGCAAAAAACAGCGGTGCAAAAGTCGTCTGCATTTTTGAAATTTCAAGATATCTTGCAAAGCAAGGTGTGCCCGAGGAACAACTTATTGGAATGAACTACTCAGGAACCGTTGAAGTTGATGGAATTAAAATCACAATGGTTCCAGCTGTTCATAGCTCTGGGATTTCCGACGGTGATAAGATAATTGAAGGTGGAAATCCAGCTGGCTTTGTCGTTGAATTTGAAAACGGCTTCAAGGTTTATCACACCGGGGACACAGGTTTGTTTGGGGATATGGAATGGATTAAAAAACTCTATAGCCCTGATCTAATGCTCGTTTGCATCGGAGGACATTTTACAATGAGCCCGAGGGAAGCTGCTGAAGCAATTAAACTTGTTGAACCGAAATATGTAATCCCAATGCATTACGGGACATTCCCAATCCTTGCCGGAACACCAGCAGAGTTAAAAAAGTATCTTCCTGCAAAGTTTAAAAATGCTGTGATTGAACTTAAGCCTGGCGAAACTGCAAATTGA
- a CDS encoding NAD(P)H-hydrate epimerase gives MLLVASPEEIRKCDSYAIEKLGIPGILLMENASQGVIQSILMKYGGVAGKKVFVFCGGGNNGGDGLAVARKLFGMRAEVYIFLLVAPEKLHGDTKTNYEIALKIQKDKPKTDTFEIITLKDVKELEKYPKPDLVIDAIFGTGFKGKVQGLFYDVINWINTVRAYTVSVDIPSGLNGDTGEVEGIAVRADLTATMGLAKTGLMLNMGKILPGKIYIIDIGIPSFVYQLMGIKTYYLESLDVKRRLPVRPFNVHKYSCGKIFALVGSPGLTGAATMSTLSAMKVGAGAVIAGVPESLSPILEMKLTEVMKLPLPETNEHTIGWNALDLIEEYIEWADVLIIGPGISKNYETKQVILNVIKKLNKKAVIDADGLNALVGNLNILKSLHNEIVLTPHSGEFSRLTDLPIEKIEREKIEVARNFAVEYGVVLVLKGDTTVIANPEGEVFINPTGNPGMATAGSGDVLTGMIAGFMGQGLSAVDASICGVYLHGLAGDIARDKLGELPMMAMDILNAIPDAIQKVIKEEKG, from the coding sequence ATGCTTCTTGTCGCATCCCCGGAGGAAATTAGAAAATGTGATAGTTATGCAATAGAGAAACTCGGGATTCCAGGAATTTTATTGATGGAAAATGCATCACAAGGTGTGATACAATCAATCTTGATGAAATATGGAGGCGTTGCAGGGAAAAAAGTTTTTGTCTTTTGCGGTGGCGGAAACAATGGGGGTGATGGACTTGCCGTCGCAAGAAAACTTTTTGGGATGAGAGCTGAGGTTTATATCTTTCTTCTTGTTGCGCCAGAGAAATTACACGGGGACACGAAAACTAACTATGAAATCGCGTTAAAAATTCAAAAAGATAAACCTAAAACCGACACTTTTGAAATAATAACACTAAAAGATGTAAAAGAACTTGAGAAATATCCAAAGCCTGACCTTGTAATTGATGCTATATTTGGGACAGGTTTCAAAGGAAAAGTGCAAGGTTTGTTTTATGATGTAATAAATTGGATCAATACCGTAAGGGCTTACACTGTTTCGGTGGATATCCCATCTGGTTTAAACGGAGATACAGGCGAAGTTGAGGGAATTGCTGTTCGGGCTGACCTTACCGCAACGATGGGGTTAGCAAAGACAGGACTTATGTTAAATATGGGAAAGATTTTGCCTGGGAAAATCTATATAATTGATATCGGGATACCAAGCTTTGTTTATCAACTTATGGGAATAAAAACCTATTATCTTGAATCACTTGATGTTAAAAGAAGGTTACCCGTCAGACCGTTCAATGTACATAAGTATAGCTGTGGGAAAATTTTTGCCCTTGTCGGTTCCCCGGGACTTACTGGGGCTGCTACCATGTCAACGCTTTCCGCTATGAAAGTCGGCGCGGGAGCAGTAATAGCTGGCGTCCCAGAAAGTTTAAGTCCAATACTTGAAATGAAATTAACAGAAGTGATGAAATTACCACTACCGGAAACAAACGAGCATACAATTGGTTGGAACGCGCTTGATCTAATTGAAGAATATATTGAATGGGCTGATGTTTTAATAATCGGTCCGGGGATTTCAAAAAATTATGAAACAAAACAGGTAATTTTAAATGTCATAAAAAAACTAAATAAGAAAGCGGTAATTGACGCAGACGGTTTAAACGCACTTGTTGGAAATTTGAACATATTAAAAAGTTTGCATAATGAAATTGTTTTAACTCCGCATTCTGGTGAATTTTCACGCTTGACAGATTTACCCATTGAAAAAATTGAACGAGAAAAAATAGAGGTTGCAAGAAATTTCGCGGTTGAATACGGTGTCGTGCTTGTCCTTAAGGGGGATACAACTGTGATTGCCAATCCAGAGGGTGAAGTTTTTATAAATCCAACTGGAAATCCTGGAATGGCAACAGCAGGAAGCGGAGATGTTTTAACCGGCATGATAGCAGGATTTATGGGACAAGGTTTAAGCGCAGTTGATGCATCAATCTGTGGGGTTTATTTACACGGTCTTGCGGGCGATATCGCTCGTGATAAACTTGGCGAACTTCCAATGATGGCAATGGATATTTTAAACGCAATCCCAGATGCAATTCAAAAAGTTATAAAAGAAGAAAAGGGGTGA
- a CDS encoding VanZ like family protein, with protein MGIIFILSSIPGNYFPEQPFDLFDKLVHACLFGILTYLIYRGFQYQDKSAFFKNFSIAIAFLICVIYGIIDELHQEYVPGRSPDITDALADILGGGFVSLYLLFFNYRKTKRR; from the coding sequence ATGGGGATTATATTCATTCTCTCATCAATTCCGGGAAATTATTTCCCTGAACAGCCATTTGATCTATTTGATAAACTTGTCCATGCATGCCTGTTTGGGATATTAACTTATCTTATTTATCGGGGTTTTCAATACCAAGATAAAAGTGCCTTTTTTAAAAATTTCAGCATAGCGATCGCTTTCTTAATCTGCGTAATTTATGGAATAATAGATGAGCTTCATCAAGAGTATGTCCCTGGAAGAAGCCCGGATATAACCGATGCCCTTGCCGATATACTTGGTGGTGGGTTTGTTTCACTTTATCTTTTATTTTTTAATTACAGAAAAACAAAAAGGAGATAA